DNA from Fibrobacter sp. UWP2:
GCCAGCGCCACCAGTTGGGCATCTGGGCCGCCAGCGGAACGCTCCTCGGGTGCGTACGCGAGCACGGATTCATCCCGTGGGACGACGACATCGACATGGTCATGTTCCGCGACGACTACGACAAACTCCTGGCCATTGCCGACCAGGAATTCAAGCACCCGTATTTTTTGCAGTCCGCCTACTCCGAGAAGGCGCCCTACCCCAGGGAACACGCCCAGCTCCGCATGGCAGGCACGACGGCAATCATCCCCTACGACATTTTTGCCGACTTTAACCAGGGAATCTTCATCGACATCTTTGTGCAGGACGGCGTTCCCGACGACGAGAACGAGCTCCTGGCAAAACTCGAAAAAATCAACAAGCTCAAGTTCTACCTGCAAAAAAAGACATTCGGGTACAAACTCCGCACGGGCGTCCCCTCCACATGGATCAAGTGGGCAAAGCTCAAATGGCATTTCTTGTTCCACTCCTTCATCGACACGTACCGCGCCCTCGAAGAGGAACTCCGCAAGCACCCCGCGAGCCAATGCAAGTACGTCTCGAAGGTGGGACTCTTTAGCAACATGAAGTACCTCACCAACAAAAAACTTGAGAGGGAATGGTACAACAAGACGGTCTATTTGCCCTTTGAAGACATGCAGATGCCCGTACCAGCCGACTACGACAAGGTGCTCACCGCCCTTTACGGCGACTACATGAAACCCGCCCAGGCACCCACTTGCCACGGCGGATTTGCCGCACTCGACACCAATAAACCGTACCAGGAATACCTGCCGCGTTTAAGGGCGCAGGCGAAAAAAAAGTAATATTGCACTATGGCTGAGGGCAGTTTAAAAAACAAAGTCATCGGAGGCATGGCCTGGACTGGCATCGAGAAGATTGTCAACAAGGCCGTCAATTTTTTGATTGGCATCGCCCTCGCCCGTATGCTCGCCCCGACCGACTACGGCGTCATCGGCATGCTCGCCATCTTTATCGCCGTGGCGAACACCTTCACCGATAGTGGGCTCTCGAACGCGCTCATCCAAAAGCAGGACCGCACCGAAAAAGACTTTTGCACCATCTTTTACTTCAACATTGTCGTAGCCATCGGCTTCTACCTCGCCCTCTTTTTTGCGTCGCCCTACATTGCCCAGTTCTACAACATGCCCATCTTGGAAGACGTCACCAAAGTGGTCGCCCTCTCCCTTATCATTACCGGCTTTACCGCGGTCCAGCGCACCCGCCTCACCATTGACCTGCGGTTCCAAACACAGGCCCTCATTTCGGTCATCAGCCTGCTTGTGACGGGCGCCGTGGGCCTGATCCTCGCCTACCTGGGCTTTGGCGTGTGGGCGCTCGTGTTCCAGGCGCTGGCAGGGCAGCTGATTTCCTCGATTTGCA
Protein-coding regions in this window:
- a CDS encoding phosphorylcholine transferase LicD, with amino-acid sequence MNLEQETRNGYTVTAQMKKVWTVQMDMVKKLIDVCQRHQLGIWAASGTLLGCVREHGFIPWDDDIDMVMFRDDYDKLLAIADQEFKHPYFLQSAYSEKAPYPREHAQLRMAGTTAIIPYDIFADFNQGIFIDIFVQDGVPDDENELLAKLEKINKLKFYLQKKTFGYKLRTGVPSTWIKWAKLKWHFLFHSFIDTYRALEEELRKHPASQCKYVSKVGLFSNMKYLTNKKLEREWYNKTVYLPFEDMQMPVPADYDKVLTALYGDYMKPAQAPTCHGGFAALDTNKPYQEYLPRLRAQAKKK